From the Phreatobacter oligotrophus genome, one window contains:
- a CDS encoding acyl-CoA dehydrogenase family protein, producing the protein MDFALTEDQEAFRQVARDFAAAEMAPHARDWDAGSVFPEDTLRKAASLGFGGVYVREDVGGSGLSRLDAAVIFEELAQGCVSTTAYISIHNMAAWMIDAYGHEDLRRRYVPDLCAMNTFASYCLTEAGAGSDAASLRTRAVRDGNSWVINGAKAFISGGGRSDIYVVMARTGGEGARGISCFVVENGTPGLSFGAQEKKLGWKSQPTAVVDFDNVRVPAENLVGEEGQGFRIAMAGLDGGRLNIAACSLGGAQFCLDRTIAYMGDRKQFGQALKDFQALRFRIADYATELEAARLMVRRAAVAVGDKDPRATTLAAMAKRFATDVGFEVVNGCLQLHGGYGYLNDHPIERVLRDVRVHQILEGTNEIMRVIVSRDLLGA; encoded by the coding sequence ATGGATTTCGCCCTGACCGAGGACCAGGAAGCCTTCCGCCAGGTGGCGCGCGACTTTGCGGCCGCGGAAATGGCGCCGCATGCGCGCGACTGGGACGCCGGTTCGGTCTTCCCCGAGGACACGCTGCGCAAGGCCGCGAGCCTCGGCTTCGGCGGCGTCTATGTGCGCGAGGATGTCGGCGGCTCCGGCCTGTCGCGGCTCGATGCCGCGGTCATCTTCGAGGAGCTGGCGCAGGGCTGCGTCTCCACGACGGCCTATATCTCCATCCACAACATGGCGGCCTGGATGATCGACGCCTATGGCCATGAGGACCTCCGGCGCCGCTACGTGCCGGACCTCTGCGCCATGAACACCTTCGCCAGCTACTGCCTCACCGAGGCGGGTGCGGGATCGGATGCGGCCTCTCTTCGCACGCGCGCGGTGCGCGACGGCAATTCCTGGGTCATCAACGGCGCCAAGGCCTTCATCTCCGGTGGTGGCCGCTCCGACATCTACGTCGTCATGGCCCGCACCGGCGGGGAGGGCGCGCGTGGCATCTCCTGCTTCGTCGTCGAGAACGGCACGCCGGGTCTCTCCTTCGGTGCGCAGGAGAAGAAGCTCGGCTGGAAGAGCCAGCCAACCGCCGTCGTCGATTTCGACAATGTCCGCGTGCCGGCCGAGAACCTCGTCGGCGAGGAGGGGCAGGGCTTCCGCATCGCCATGGCAGGCCTCGACGGCGGGCGGCTCAACATCGCCGCCTGCTCGCTCGGCGGGGCCCAGTTCTGCCTCGACCGCACCATCGCCTACATGGGCGACCGCAAGCAGTTCGGCCAGGCGCTGAAGGACTTCCAGGCGCTGCGCTTCCGGATCGCCGACTACGCCACGGAGCTGGAGGCCGCCCGGCTCATGGTCCGCCGCGCCGCCGTCGCCGTCGGCGACAAGGATCCGCGCGCCACGACGCTCGCCGCCATGGCCAAGCGCTTCGCCACCGATGTCGGCTTCGAGGTGGTCAATGGCTGCCTGCAGCTCCACGGCGGCTATGGCTATCTCAACGACCACCCGATCGAGCGCGTGCTGCGCGACGTGCGCGTCCACCAGATCCTCGAAGGCACCAACGAGATCATGCGGGTGATCGTCTCGCGCGACCTGCTCGGCGCGTGA